AACATTTTGAGAACCACTGAGCTAGTGAATAAATTGCTGATTTGTGCAGCTATAGGATCGGGTGCAGCGCAAATGTCCAATTGTAGGGAGAGACGATTGCCATAAAGATATGCAACTTCAAAAAATGTTGGTGATCAAGAATATTAaatgtttactttgcaagctcgCCAGCAGTGGGGCACCAAGCAACAACTACTAGCATAGGCCTGCTGGTCTTTTGGTATGAAATTGCTTGACATTTATAATTTACTTCATTTACTTGCATTGGGAATTTGTTGTTAAAATGTATTATTACGTATACAAAATATGTTTAGGACAAGATAATGAAAAGGGCTGTCTGGTAGCCTCAATAAATAGACaaagatatatactgtatatattttttttcttgacttgagacttgacttcaAAAAGCTTGTGACTCTACTTGACTTGTTCTTAGAATGCACGACTTGGACTTGACTCGAGACTCGACCTGTTCTACTTGGGACTCGACTTGAGACCTTGACCTTGTGACTTGAGACTTGCTTGTGACTCGAACAATAGTGATTTGCTCCCACCACTGATAATcatagtaaggtacttaattgttacccagaaatgatttgatattgagataaaaactgcattggaccttttaatACCAGATACTCAAATACACATTTCTGCTATTGGGGTTAGTTCTCACCTACTGAGTTCACTATAAGTTCACTGGGTCAGTTTCACAATGGTCACGGTGTTTCCATTAGATTAGGAAACCAAATCCAATCCAATGGAAGCTTTACTTAAAATATGTTTTGCAGAAGGGTTTTAATACATTTCACCGTCAAACAATGTCAGCtgacaaatatgtattaaatacAAGCAGGTTAGTAGGTCTGATAAAAGTAATACAAATATTATGTATGTGTCCTAAAAGGTTATGGGTTACTTTAAATTACCATTTGGATCAGTATTATAAATGCCCCCATTTTAGCACTGTCACAATGTCACCCTCAGTGTGTCTGGTTAACAGGGGTGATGATCATTGGTGCTGAATTTGAGCCATCATAATCATCAAAGGGGTTCAAGTATGGATAGAGCTTCTCTGTGAAGGTGCAGCCGGTGAAAGAGAAGATATGAGACCTGGTGTCCACGTCATAGAAGGAGACTTGACCCTCCTCATAATCCACAAACACCCCCAACTTCTCCGGCTTGCTCTTCAGTGAGAGGGAGGTATGGGGGTCTGTGCAGGCCTCATAGTCAACCTGAAAAGACAACCACACGGTCCAGAATCCTTGCTCTGGGTATAATCCACCTGTCTTTCTATTAACCGACTCTTTGGCCACTCCTACattccacccagtcttccccttcaCCTGCACCTCATAGTAGAATCTCCCCGAGGTGAAACCCTCCTTTGCCAAAACAGCTACACGACTTCTAAACCTCTTTAGGTTGTAGAAGTGGTTCTGTTCAAAGTGACCTGTTCTCACTAGTTTCCCATTGCCAGATACAATGATAAGGGGATGTGCTGTATCAGGGTCCATAGTGACATCCACTGCATACTGCTGCATCCTCTTCAGTTCATCACCTTTTGACTTCTCCaatacattattcaatttctCCTCAAGTTCAGAAAGTGCTCTCCTCACCTTTTTATCCAGCTGGGATATGTCTTTCTGCACATTCCACTTGCTCTTGTTCTGGGTAATACTGACATCAGACCAGTCCTTGGTGGATTTAGGGGGGCACAGGGTTGGCGAGCtttggaggaggtggagatgatCCTTAGAGTGTGAGAGCTGCTCCAGCTCTGAGCatctcctctgtagctcagtgattTCCTGCTCCAGCTCTTTAATGAGCCCCTCAGCCTGCCGCATGGTTGCTTTCTGCTTCTCTCCAATCATCTTAGACACCTCAGCCTGGCTTCTCTGCATGGAGCGGACTAGAGTGGTGAAGACCTGTtcactttcttctctctctctctctgcatctctgttGCTGAGCTCCGCTGAGTGTTTGATCTCTTTAACCTTCTGTAGGCACTTCTGGATCATCTGCTGTACTTGATTCTTTGTCCTTCCCAGCTCAGCTTTCTTCTCTCCGAACTCCTTCCTCAGAGGGACGGTGTGATGACCCTTGTGGTCTGTCACAGTGcagaactgacacacacacatttggtcAGTCCTACAGAACAGCTCCAGGGGTTTCTTGTGCTTCTTGCACATCCTGTCTTCCAGGTTCTCCACAGGGTGGATCAGCTTGTGTCTCTTCAGGGCTGGGGCTATCTGATGAGGCTGCAGATGAGTCTCACAGAAAGAGGTCAGACACTCCATGCAGGACTTCAGGGCCTTGAGCTTCGTCACAGTGCAGACATCACAGGCCACTTCTCCAGGCGCAGCAGGGGACTCATCTCTGTCTCTGACTTGTATCCCCTTAAAATGATTCACAACCTCTCGGAGTGTTGTGTTGATTTTGAGCTTAGGCCTTTTGTCAAAGGTCTCCTTACACATTGGACACTGGCACTGTTCAGTGCTTTTCCAGTACCCGTTGATACAGGCCTGGCAGAAGTTGTGTCCACATGGAGTGGTGATCGGATCAGTGAGAACCTCCAGACAGATAGAGCACTGGAACTGCTCCTCTGGCAGCAGACTGTTCGAGGACGCCATATCTGGAACACAAAATAACTATAAAAGGACTTCCTGGACTTATTCATCTTTTATAGCTGTTTTTACTAAGAACAGTCCTTACTTGATACCTGTCCACCCCACAATCTTTCAGTAATGCTACCAGTCACTTGACTACATGATTGAAATAAACACAAGACAGGATTTATCCCTTGCTATTCAAAGTAGTCACTACAATACATTTACTTAGATTGAATGCTTTCTTACAATTAAAGTCTTCTTGcacaaattctctctctctccttacctgATTATATTTGTACTTTTCTTCTTTTACGACAAAAGGGTGTCTCTGTGCAGCTGTGTAGAATGTTTTGTGAAGAGCAAGAGAACGTTTGTGCCGTCCTCTGCTTCTCTCATTTGCTTTCACTTCAGCAAAGTGACATCACACAGCTCCTCAACTCTTTCCCTACTTCCCTTccatttccctctctttctctttccctccatgCTCTCTGTGTTCCCTGCTCTTAAAGGGGCAGGAAATGCAACAACTAGACCCTGCTACCCTCAAGGATTGGAGTTTCGCACCCTGGCCCTAAGCCAGCACTTGCTCTTTGATCTTTAACAGCTCTATATTTTTCGAACACCTTTGCCATAGTTTTTTTTACGCTGTTGCTTTGCAACATCCCATCAAAATAATGGCAGAAAGATTCTCTCCTTCATTTGTTGGATGTCCTGGCAGTGGGTGTCCCCCCCCTGCCCCCccattattaattattattattagagaGAGGTAAAAGGAGAAGACAAGTGATATATCTTATTTGGTTTAAATCAATGACACAACGCGGAgtacctggacacagcccttagccgtggtatattggccatatatcacaaacccccgaggtgccttattgctcttataaactggttaccaacgtaattagagcagtaaaaatacatgtttttgtcatacccatggtatacggtctgatataccatggctgtcagccaatcagctttcagggcttgaaccacccagtttataatatagtgtatagtgtatatgtaacggctatcgtcatattcttcctcctcctcggacgaggagaggcgagaaggattggaccaaaatgcagcgtaggtggaatacatgatgattttaataataataatgaagacgaaaatatacttgaacaaactacaaaacaataaacgaagtcaacagacctgaacaaacgaacttacataataacacgaagaacgcacgaacaggaacagactacaaacacgaacgaaaaccaaacagtcccgtgtggtgcgacatacacagacacggaagacaatcacccacaaacaaacagtgagaacagcctaccttaatatggttctcaatcagaggaaacgtaaaacacctgtccctgattgagaaccatatcaggccaatagacaatgaacctaaacatagaaacacataacatagaatgcccaccccaactcacgccctgaccaactaaacacatacaaaaacaaggaaaacaggtcaggaacgtgacagtatatTAATATACGTTACCGTTACACTTGTTTACAATGGATTTGTTATTTTGGACGTTTTTTTCCTGGGTAAGCCCTATTGTAGGTTACTGTTAATTAGTATTTGAAACAATTTTACAATTGTTTGTATGATCTTACATGGCTTAGCGCTGTCAGGATGTCTCCCTCAGGGTGTCTGGTTAACAGGGGTGATGACCAATGGGACTGGGTTCGTGCCATCATAATCatcacaacaccagcaatctcggacaaagtgttcactctggtctttctgaagcgctGCTTGATGAGGCTGAAGCACCAGTCGAGGGAaaacttggtgtggcctgtgatcaggaagtgaatgtccagactgtggtggagcttgtgcatggtccAACAGGCACAATACCTGCAAACAACAAAATTAAAAtgaattatatatacagtatatatatattttttgtgtactgtctatctatctatctatctatctatctatctatctatcttcaCACTGaccatgtgcaatgccataaTAATCATCAgatatttctccctctctgtcacggatgccatggtttctcttagtttgaagatgtaatccggagacaggtgtttcatACAACAGCcatctgtgttctcttttcgactccctttgcatttgcaatcaaacggcagAATTGTGTTCATATCCTTATCATACTCTGCTTCTACCagacattccactgatttcaaaactcagtcaacttcttccgtgacaacaacactgttgatcaCCGTTTCTTCTCCCTCACTAtc
This Salvelinus namaycush isolate Seneca chromosome 33, SaNama_1.0, whole genome shotgun sequence DNA region includes the following protein-coding sequences:
- the LOC120028067 gene encoding E3 ubiquitin-protein ligase TRIM39-like; the protein is MASSNSLLPEEQFQCSICLEVLTDPITTPCGHNFCQACINGYWKSTEQCQCPMCKETFDKRPKLKINTTLREVVNHFKGRRTKNQVQQMIQKCLQKVKEIKHSAELSNRDAEREREESEQVFTTLVRSMQRSQAEVSKMIGEKQKATMRQAEGLIKELEQEITELQRRCSELEQLSHSKDHLHLLQSSPTLCPPKSTKDWSDVSITQNKSKWNVQKDISQLDKKVRRALSELEEKLNNVLEKSKGDELKRMQQYAVDVTMDPDTAHPLIIVSGNGKLVRTGHFEQNHFYNLKRFRSRVAVLAKEGFTSGRFYYEVQVKGKTGWNVGVAKESVNRKTGGLYPEQGFWTVWLSFQVDYEACTDPHTSLSLKSKPEKLGVFVDYEEGQVSFYDVDTRSHIFSFTGCTFTEKLYPYLNPFDDYDGSNSAPMIITPVNQTH